TGAGGTTCACCCTGCCACCACCCCCATCGACCAGACACGCATTCACGGCCCCCTTCTCCTCGAGACCCATCAGGCGGCCGCCGCTCTCGATAGCTGCGTCGCCGAGCACTTCCAGTGGATCAAGGTTCCACTAGCCGAGCGCAAGGCCCGGACAGAACGCGCCATCGCCAAGATCGTCCAACATCGCGAGCTCCTCGCACTCCTCCTCACCTGGGAGATCGGAAAACCCTATCGTCAAGCACTGGTCTCGGTCGATCGGACTACCTCAGGCGTCGAGTGGTATCTCGCTGAGATCGACCGCATGCTTGACGGACGTGGCCCGCTACCTGGCCCAGTCTCCAACATTGCCTCATGGAACTACCCTTTGTCAGTACTCGCACACGCCCTCTATGTCCAGATGCTCTCGGGCAATGCCGTCATCGCAAAGGCACCAACCGATGGCGGCGTCGTAGCACTCACGCTTGCCATGTCCTTCGCCATCGAGGAGGGTCTGCCTGTTACTCTCGTCAGTGGCCTAGGCGGTAAGCTCTCTTCTGTGCTGGTACGCTCACCCGAGATCGGCGCACTCGCCTTCGTCGGTGGGCGAGATACTGGTGGCAAGATCGCCTCTGACCTGGTTCGGACCGACAAGCGCCACATGCTTGAGCAGGAAGGACTCAACGCCTGGGGAATCTGGAACTTCTCCCAGTGGGATGTACTCGCCCCAATGATCAAAAAGGGCTTTGAGTACGCCAAGCAACGATGCACCGCCTATCCTCGCTACGTCATCCAGCGACAGCTCTTTGACGACTTCCTCGCGATGTATATCCCCGTCGTCTCCTCACTTACCGTCGGCCACCCACTCGCGGTCGCCGATCCCAACGACCCGATTCCCGATGTGGACTTTGGGCCCGTGATCAACGCCGCCAAGGCGGCCGACCTACGGGCTAACATCGATGATGCGATCGATCGTGGAGGCGTGCCCATCTATCGTGGCAAGCTTGATCCAGGGCGCTTCATCGAAGGCCAAGACTTGAGCGCCTACGTGGCTCCCGTCGCTATTCTTGATCCTCCACGCTCATCACCTCTTTACCATGCCGAGCCATTTGGACCAGTTGATACCTTGGTCATCGTCGACACGACCGCTGAACTCCTCGCCAAGATGAACGTATCCAACGGCGCCCTCGTCTCATCGATTGCCAGTGACGACCTCGAACTGGCGGGAACTCTCGCCGCGGAGGTCAATGCCTTCAAGGTGGGCATCAATCAACCCAAGTCTCGAGGGGATAAAGAGGAGCCCTTTGGAGGACGGGGAGCCTCGTGGAAGGGTGCCTTTGTCGGAGGTGAGTATCTGGTGCAGGCTGTCACCGAGGGGCCACCTGAGTCCCGCCTCTATGGCAACTTCCCGGAGTATCAACGGTATCCTGACCTAACGTGATCCGGCTGGCACGCCTCCGCCTCTACCCAGTTACTCTCGACCTGGTGGCTCCCTTCAGGTCAGCCGAGGGCATCCAACAAGCGAAGCGTACCTACCTGCTTGAACTGCTCTCCGATGAAGGCATGAGTGGCTGGTCTGAGATCAGTGCGCAAAATGATCCAAGCTACTGGCCAGAGACGGTCACCACCTGCCTTGAGATCATCGAACACCACTTGGTTCCCCTTCTGGCTAGCAAGTTCTCCTCACCCTTTGAGATCGCCGCCAGGATGACATCGGTCAAAGGCAATCAGATGGCTCGGGCAAGTGTCGAGATGGCCTTCTTCGATCTCTGGGCACGGTATGAGGGTATGAGCCTCTCCGAACTCCTCGGCATTCCGACCGACGGCACTCGCGTACCCGCCGGCGTCACACTATCGCTCAGCACCGACATCGAGGCTCTCGTTGGAGAACTCACCGATCTCCGGCAACAAGGGTACCGCTTCTTCAAAGCCAAAGTCGCACCCAATGCCGATTCGGCCATCCTCGAACTGGCGACGACCTCCTTCCGCATGGAGCAGTTAGTTCTCGATGCCAACGGGAGCTATGCGGGCACGGGTGAAACCCAACTCGACCGCATCGACACCACCGGGGTCGCGCTCATCGAGCAACCGCTCTCGGAGCGGGATTTTGTCGGTCATGCGGAGCTCGCCAAGCGACTGACCACCCCGATCGGACTTGATGAAACGATCAGCGGTGTCGACGACATCATCACCGCACTACGACTTGGGATGGCGCCTACGATCAATCTCAAACCGAGCCGCGTCGGTGGATACGTGGAGTCACTCAAGATCATCGACCGCTGTCAACACGAGGGATTGCACCTCAGAATCGGTGGCATGCTCGAGACCGGCATCGGTCGGGCCCACAATCTCGCCCTCGCGTCACACCCTGCCTTCGACCGTGTTGGCGACCTCGCCGCCAGCGATCACTATTTTGTGCGTGACATCACCAAGCCCTTTGTTCTCTCCGACGACGGGAGCATCGAGTGTCCCA
The Ferrimicrobium sp. DNA segment above includes these coding regions:
- a CDS encoding aldehyde dehydrogenase family protein, giving the protein MQLKPGTSWEELYAQAAAIAPQAFTKSGVANYWGGQWREEGEVHPATTPIDQTRIHGPLLLETHQAAAALDSCVAEHFQWIKVPLAERKARTERAIAKIVQHRELLALLLTWEIGKPYRQALVSVDRTTSGVEWYLAEIDRMLDGRGPLPGPVSNIASWNYPLSVLAHALYVQMLSGNAVIAKAPTDGGVVALTLAMSFAIEEGLPVTLVSGLGGKLSSVLVRSPEIGALAFVGGRDTGGKIASDLVRTDKRHMLEQEGLNAWGIWNFSQWDVLAPMIKKGFEYAKQRCTAYPRYVIQRQLFDDFLAMYIPVVSSLTVGHPLAVADPNDPIPDVDFGPVINAAKAADLRANIDDAIDRGGVPIYRGKLDPGRFIEGQDLSAYVAPVAILDPPRSSPLYHAEPFGPVDTLVIVDTTAELLAKMNVSNGALVSSIASDDLELAGTLAAEVNAFKVGINQPKSRGDKEEPFGGRGASWKGAFVGGEYLVQAVTEGPPESRLYGNFPEYQRYPDLT
- the menC gene encoding o-succinylbenzoate synthase; amino-acid sequence: MIRLARLRLYPVTLDLVAPFRSAEGIQQAKRTYLLELLSDEGMSGWSEISAQNDPSYWPETVTTCLEIIEHHLVPLLASKFSSPFEIAARMTSVKGNQMARASVEMAFFDLWARYEGMSLSELLGIPTDGTRVPAGVTLSLSTDIEALVGELTDLRQQGYRFFKAKVAPNADSAILELATTSFRMEQLVLDANGSYAGTGETQLDRIDTTGVALIEQPLSERDFVGHAELAKRLTTPIGLDETISGVDDIITALRLGMAPTINLKPSRVGGYVESLKIIDRCQHEGLHLRIGGMLETGIGRAHNLALASHPAFDRVGDLAASDHYFVRDITKPFVLSDDGSIECPRGIGLGRTPDPTWLLDAPFLELRVN